A window of Candidatus Neomarinimicrobiota bacterium genomic DNA:
GTCATCCGAGTCGGCTTATCGGGATAATTTTTCACAGTCAGATAGCCTTCCTTGATAAGCCACTCATTAAAACAAATCCCTCCGTCCATCTTCTTCGCGCCGTGGTCAGAGACAACCAAAATTGTGTCATCATCATCCACCCGCTCAAGCAATGTTCCTATTTCCCTGTCTATATATTTATAATACTCCAGCATTGCCGGATTAAGTTCGTCATCCTTGATGAAAGCCCGATGTTCCTTATCAAAATATTTCCAGATACCGTGGTGGATACGGTCTGTGCCCATCTCAACGAACATAAAGAATTTCCACTCTTTATCATCCATGAATTTTCGAATCACTTTAAAACGCTTCTCCGTCATCTCATAAATTTGTTCGAGAAGATACTTTTTATCATCTGTGCGGAAATTGGGCACGTCCACCATATATTCCCCGACAAGATCTGCAATTTCCTCTTTTATATGAGCGGGGTAGGTATATTGACTTTCAAGGCTCGGCGTAAGAAATGAGCTCACCTGAATCCCGTTCACCTGACGAACAGGATAGGTTTGAGGCACGCCGATCGTGATAGTTTTCCATCCCTGCCGATTAAGAATATCCCAGAGTAGCGGTTCTTTTACAGCTGTGGAGGTAGCGAAATAAAGAGCGTCGTATGAATGGTCTTTCCTGTTGCGGAATCCGTAATAGCCCAATTGCCCCGGAGTTTTGCTCGTCATCATACACATCCACGCTGGAACGGTTATGGGTGGAATAACGCTTTCCAGCTCGCCCCACACACCCTCACTCATAAGCCGCTTAAAGTTCGGCATCTCATCGGTGAACTGCTCGAACATCAGTTCTGGTGGAGCGCAGTCCAGCCCTATGATCAATATCCGTCCCGCCATTTACCTGTTGCCCGCTATGTAGTCTGTCTTGTTTTTCATATCCGTTTATCTAAATGTCCCTTCCAAAAGAAGGGAGAAAAGATACGAATTATATCAGAAAATGCAAAGGAGAAGTGGCTTTTTGTTAGATGCCTATATCAATCAAATATTACGGCACTACAATTTTCCTTGCCCTTTTGCTGATTTTTCTTAACTTATTGCATCTACACAATTTACAACTAATATTTTAATCATTGTGAGCAAGTAACATAGCTTAAGCAGAGAAAAACCTACAGGAGGAATCCATGGGTAATGTTGATTTCAAAAAAGTAGTGATCGCCGCTGTCGCAGGTACGGCAGCTATGACGGCAATTATGTTTATGGCGCCGATGATGGGAGTGCCGGAGATGAATATAGGCGCTATGTTAGGGGGGATGATGTCCATGTCATCTAACGTGGGTTGGATGATGCATTTCGTCATTGGTATCTTCCTAACCTGGATTTATGCCGCATTTTTACTTAATGTTTTACCATCTACGGGATGGAAACGGGGGATGATTTACAGCCTTATACCCTGGGCGGTGATGAATTTTATGGCAATGCCGATGATGGGGATGGGTATCTTCATGGGAGGTATGATGGCATTTGTGGGTACTGTTATCGCCCATTTTGCTTATGGTGGAGTTATGGGTCATCTTTACGGGGATGGCGGAGCATCGTCTGAAGAAGCCCCTGCTGCTGAGCCTGCATCAGAGCCGGAACCAACTCCTGTACCAGAACCAACTCCAGAACCCGAGCCAACTCCCGAACCCGAACCTCCGGCAGAGGAAGAATCCAGTTCTGGCGAAGAAGAATCGGCATCGGAGGAAGAATCCAGCTCTAGCGAAGAAGAATCAGGATCGGGCGACGATGAGGAAGAAAAATCAGAATAGTATTCAGTAAACCTATACATTTTAGTTTGCGGGCTTTTTCATGATAGAAAAAGCCCGTTGTTCTTGGCCCTCTAATGATCCGCTTATGGAGGAGTATCATGACAACGAATGGGGAGTTCCTTCCAAAGATGATATTCATCAATTTGAACATCATATCCTTGAGGTCTTTCAGGCGGGACTTAGCTGGCGAACAATTCTTCATCGCCGGGAAGGATTCCGAAAAGCATTCGCCGGTTTCGATCCGAAGAAAGTATCCAAATTCGGTGATACTGATATTGAGCGATTGCTTGCCGATGTAGGAATTATCAGGAACAACCTGAAGATCCGCGCAGCGATAAATAACGCCTCAAGATTCCTCGAGGTAATAAGCGAACATGGAAGTTATTATAATTTTCTGCTTCAATTCAGACCTAAAAATCTTCCAATATATAATGAGTTAAGCGAGCTGCCGGCGGAAACAGCTGAGTCTGCCGCTCTCTCAAAAGAATTAAAAAACCTTGGATTTAAGTTCGTCGGACCCACCACATGTTACGCACATATGCAAAGTGTTGGCATAGTGAACGATCATATAAAAAGCTGTTTTCGGTATAAAGAAATCGAGAAGATGCAAAAATAGTTGCGGAGCGAATTTATAGTCGAAAAAGTGCCATATTTTTAGTTTATACATAAACTATCCCTGTTTTTAAATGTAATTAGAAGTCCTCTTTTTTTATAGAATTGGCAACAACGAATCTCAGTGAAGAAAAACTCTATCGAATTTCAGATGTTCTTTCACAAGAAGAGCCTGATATCTCAATCGAAAAATGATCTCCTCTCCCGGCATTAAGTATAAATCTAAAGTGATAACTTTTTACCATAATGACGAAATGGTCTTTCGGGTGGGAAAGGAAATTGACTTTAAAAAACACGGTATAGAAAATCCGAAGTATTTAAATCCGTTTAAATCCAAACCCCCTATGACGGGCTGGATTTGTATTTCATATTCTGATGAAAAGAGATGGGAAGAATTTACCCGATTTGCGTTCGAAGCTATGAAATCTGAAATCGATTAAAAACCGAAATTCAATATTTTCCTCTCATATTACAGGTTCGCATATTACTTTTAAATTTAATCATTTCCGGAAAGGATATTAATTATGAGCGAGCTATCAGAATTGAAATGTGTGGCGTGCCGTCGTGGAGCGCCAACCGTTACTGAAAAAGAAATCAATGAGTATTCAACAAAAATCCCTAATTGGTCTCTAATACAAATTGATGGAGTCGACCGGCTTGAATACACTTTCAGGTTCAACGATTTTATTGAATCACTTGCCTTTACGAATCTTGTCGGTAAAGCTGCCGAAGATGACGGTCATCATCCGGCTTTATTGACAGAGTGGGGCAGCGTGACGGTTTCATGGTGGACCCACAAGATCAAAGGTCTCCATAAAAACGATTTCATTATGGCCGCCAAAACGGACAAAATTTTCTCCGATCTCGGCAATGCCGGCACATCCTGATACGCGAATAGGTCATGTCCATTTGAAAGTTGCGGATATAGACAGATCCATTGAATTTTACCGGGACCTGCTCGGGTTTGAAGTTACGCAGCGGATAGGCGATCAGGCAGCGTTTCTTTCTATGGGCGGATATCATCATCACATTGGTTTAAATACATGGGAAAGCAAAGGAGGTACGCCTCCGCCGATGGGTCACACAGGACTTTACCACACTGCAATACTCTTTCCCAACCGGGTCGAACTTGCCAGAGCGCTGAAGAAACTGATGGATGCCGATTATCCATTGCAGGGTGCTGCGAATCACGGGGTTTCAGAGGCTATTTATCTTGCTGATCCTGACGGAAACGGCATTGAACTTTATTCGGATAAACCTATGGATGAATGGCCAAGGACAGCCGAAGGTAATCTCGAAATGGTTACTCTATCCTTAGATATAGAAGGACTTCTTGCTGAGATTGACGGGAAGAAAACAGATTAACACCTTGAAAATAATCTTTTTACGACTAATATTTAATTAGTGCTTTCAGATAAATGGGCAAAAAGGAGCATTATTATGATTTCCGATGAACAGAAAAGATTATTGTTTCAAGCGTCCCTCTTCTCGGGGCTATCAAGCGATCAGATTTCCAGCGTTCTGGACACCGCGAAGGAGGTTGTATTTCAGGCCGGTGATACAATCATGACCGAAGGAGAAGAGGGTGGAGAGCTTTACGTGATTGTTGAGGGAAGCGTGCAAATTGAAAAGAAAGCCGGCAATGACCTTACAATTAAAATTGCTCACGCCGAGAAAAAAGGAATGATGCTCGGCGAAATGTCTCTCATCGATATGAAACCGCGCTCTGCAACTGTCCGGGCAAATTCTGAAGTAAAGATGATAATGTTGGAACGTGGAGATCTTGCTGAACTGTTTGATAAAGACCCCAAAATACTTGCTACAATCTCACTTAACATAGCGAGGGCTCTGAGCGTCAGACTAAGAAGTTCAAATGAAATGTTTTCGGAGTTTTTTAATAACTTTACTGCTTGAAGATCTGTTCTTTGTTTACGAGTATCTTCCGGATCCTTCAGGATAAATTTTTTTTAGCAATTTCTTCGTAAACTATCTTTGAAATATCTGCAATCAATTCTTCGGCAGCGTTATGATTTTCAATACCTCTTGTAAAAATTACTAAGGCATACACAGACCTTTCGGCGTGTATATTATTGCCGCATCGTGTTCAATATTTATCCCTCAAATTCACAGCCATAGAAGATTGTAAACCTTAACAGCAGATACAATAGAAAAGCCTTCATTTGGATTTTCCATTATACCTCGTTGAATCTGAATTTATCTCTCCGGTTCTGATATTCGAGATAAACGGATTTACCGGATAAATCAGCATCTTTCCTTTGTATTCCCCTACCGTTTTGCCATAAAACGATTTTTCGATCGCGCTTTTAACATTTTGGTATGAAAAGTCACCCTCTATTAAAAGCAATAATCGAGATGTAACAAATTTATCCGCGTGATACCTTTGTAAATCTTCGTCGGATGCTTTAGCAAGCGAATTAAATCTTCCAATCCGAACGGAATCTATTAATAAAGAGTCGAAAGACAGGTTATAAAACACACTTAATAGATTGTTAAGCGAGACTTCGAATTGGGCGGTTGCTGATTGAATTGTAAGAGCATTAAATCCTCCTAAATTAGTCATGTGAACGGTTGTGTAGTTTTGTACATTTCTTAACGA
This region includes:
- a CDS encoding VOC family protein yields the protein MPAHPDTRIGHVHLKVADIDRSIEFYRDLLGFEVTQRIGDQAAFLSMGGYHHHIGLNTWESKGGTPPPMGHTGLYHTAILFPNRVELARALKKLMDADYPLQGAANHGVSEAIYLADPDGNGIELYSDKPMDEWPRTAEGNLEMVTLSLDIEGLLAEIDGKKTD
- a CDS encoding DNA-3-methyladenine glycosylase I, with product MIEKARCSWPSNDPLMEEYHDNEWGVPSKDDIHQFEHHILEVFQAGLSWRTILHRREGFRKAFAGFDPKKVSKFGDTDIERLLADVGIIRNNLKIRAAINNASRFLEVISEHGSYYNFLLQFRPKNLPIYNELSELPAETAESAALSKELKNLGFKFVGPTTCYAHMQSVGIVNDHIKSCFRYKEIEKMQK
- a CDS encoding alkaline phosphatase family protein; protein product: MAGRILIIGLDCAPPELMFEQFTDEMPNFKRLMSEGVWGELESVIPPITVPAWMCMMTSKTPGQLGYYGFRNRKDHSYDALYFATSTAVKEPLLWDILNRQGWKTITIGVPQTYPVRQVNGIQVSSFLTPSLESQYTYPAHIKEEIADLVGEYMVDVPNFRTDDKKYLLEQIYEMTEKRFKVIRKFMDDKEWKFFMFVEMGTDRIHHGIWKYFDKEHRAFIKDDELNPAMLEYYKYIDREIGTLLERVDDDDTILVVSDHGAKKMDGGICFNEWLIKEGYLTVKNYPDKPTRMTFDMVDWSKTKAWGDGGYYGRLFINVEGREPEGIVKQSDYESLRNELQEKLAALTDPDGNNIGTIAHKPEELYPEVNGVAPDLIVIFGDLYWRSVGSIGMDGIHTFENDTGPDDANHAMNGMFLIKHPGVEGGRKIEGAKLLDITPTLLKLHGIEIPADMVGKPII
- a CDS encoding 4a-hydroxytetrahydrobiopterin dehydratase is translated as MSELSELKCVACRRGAPTVTEKEINEYSTKIPNWSLIQIDGVDRLEYTFRFNDFIESLAFTNLVGKAAEDDGHHPALLTEWGSVTVSWWTHKIKGLHKNDFIMAAKTDKIFSDLGNAGTS
- a CDS encoding cyclic nucleotide-binding domain-containing protein, with product MISDEQKRLLFQASLFSGLSSDQISSVLDTAKEVVFQAGDTIMTEGEEGGELYVIVEGSVQIEKKAGNDLTIKIAHAEKKGMMLGEMSLIDMKPRSATVRANSEVKMIMLERGDLAELFDKDPKILATISLNIARALSVRLRSSNEMFSEFFNNFTA